The window TTTAACTCTGATTAAAGTATCAACCAATGTCCGGAAGTTTTCTTGTAATTTATTAATATCGAAAGAAACCTTGCCAATCGGTGCATGAACAATACCAGCCTTATCTACACGATAAGAAATTTTACCGGCTTTGACTTCCTTGACCGCATTAGCCACATCAAAGGTAACCGTACCTGTTTTAGGGTTAGGCATAAGACCACGGGGACCTAAAATTCTCCCCAACCTACCCACTAATCCCATCATATCAGGGGTAGCTACAGCCACATCAAACCCAAGCCAACCCTCTTTTTGTATTTTTTCAACCATGTCTTCAGCACCAACAAACTCCGCTCCGGCTTCTTCCGCTTCCTTAGCCTTATCGCCCTTTGCAAATACAAGAACTGTACGACTTTTACCTGTACCATGCGGAAGCACAACAGCACCTCTCACCTGCTGATCAGCATGCCTTGGATCAACACCAAGTTTAATAGCGGCTTCCACTGTTTCGTCAAACTTTGCCGTTGAAACCTTTTTTACAATCTCCAGCGCCTCTGCCGGGTCATATAACTGATAACTGTCAAATTGTTTTATTGCATCTTGATATTTTTTACCATGCTTAGGCATTTATTTTCCTCCTTTGTGGTATAGCGGAAACACTTCTTCCTCCCACAAGTGGGTAAAGGGAATATTTTTAGCCTTCAGATTAATTAGCCTTCAATAGCAATTCCCATGCTACGAGCAGTGCCTTCCACCATCCGTATAGCTGCT is drawn from Desulfolucanica intricata and contains these coding sequences:
- the rplA gene encoding 50S ribosomal protein L1 → MPKHGKKYQDAIKQFDSYQLYDPAEALEIVKKVSTAKFDETVEAAIKLGVDPRHADQQVRGAVVLPHGTGKSRTVLVFAKGDKAKEAEEAGAEFVGAEDMVEKIQKEGWLGFDVAVATPDMMGLVGRLGRILGPRGLMPNPKTGTVTFDVANAVKEVKAGKISYRVDKAGIVHAPIGKVSFDINKLQENFRTLVDTLIRVKPAAAKGQYIKGITVSSTMGPGVKINPLKVTG